A single region of the Pontimicrobium sp. SW4 genome encodes:
- a CDS encoding CopD family protein translates to MELYNYIKALHLIFVITWFAGLFYIPRLFVYQIEAFYKPSPNKEILGEQLKLMAKRLWFIITWPSAILATIFAVWLLILIPTWLHQSWMHVKFVFVGLLFLYHFKTHQIFKQLQNDDVRYTSKFMRIWNEGSTIILFSVVFLVILKDSLNWIFGVVGIIALAILLMLGIKWYKRIRERNPNA, encoded by the coding sequence ATGGAACTCTATAACTATATAAAGGCTCTGCATCTCATTTTTGTTATTACATGGTTTGCAGGGCTTTTTTACATACCACGATTATTTGTTTATCAAATAGAAGCATTTTATAAGCCATCACCTAATAAAGAAATTTTAGGAGAACAGCTAAAACTTATGGCTAAACGTTTATGGTTTATTATTACGTGGCCATCAGCAATATTGGCAACAATTTTTGCAGTTTGGTTGTTAATACTAATTCCAACATGGTTACATCAATCGTGGATGCATGTAAAATTTGTATTTGTAGGGTTATTGTTTTTATATCATTTTAAAACACATCAAATTTTTAAACAGCTTCAAAATGACGATGTGCGTTATACATCTAAATTCATGCGAATCTGGAACGAGGGCTCAACCATTATATTATTTTCAGTTGTTTTTTTGGTGATATTAAAAGATAGTCTTAATTGGATTTTTGGAGTTGTTGGAATAATAGCTTTAGCAATTTTGTTAATGCTAGGTATTAAATGGTACAAGAGAATTAGAGAGAGGAATCCTAATGCTTAA